Part of the Candidatus Melainabacteria bacterium RIFOXYA2_FULL_32_9 genome is shown below.
TTTAATTGCAATTAACGGCATAATAGGCAGTATAAAACCGCCGTAAGCATCGCTAATTAAATGTCCTATAGAGAGAACACCTACAGCTTTTTTATTAGGTTGATGTTCTATGCTATTCACTTTTCAAGCTCTTTAATACTGCTTCTCTCATTACTTCAACAGGAGCTTCCTGGTCTATCCATAATGATAAGGCTTTAGCCCCTTGTAAAATTAGCATTTCAAGACCATCTAATGTATATAAACCATGCTCTTTAGCATATTGTATTAATTTTGTCTCTCTGGGTTTATAAATCAGATCATAAACAATAGTATTTTCGGCAAGTCCTTCAACAGTTTTCTTGTTAATAGGGGAAATGCCCTCGTTTATTCCTTGCATGCCAATTGGAGTTGTATTTACAACTATCGAGGCATAGCTTAAATCAGCAAACTCGTTAAATTCCTTTATTTTTACTTTTATTTCAGGAAAACCCTCAAGTATTACATCTTGTATTATGTTAGCTTTTTCAGGATTTCTTGCGTAAAAAGTAATCTCATTTATTCCTATCGTAGAGAGTCCAATAGCTACAGCTCTTGCTGCACCACCGGCTCCTAGAATAGCTGCTTTTTTGGATTTTAAATTTTCTTTTAAATCTTCAGGAATGGATTCAATAAAGCCGTCTATATCTGTGTTATAACCATATAAATCTTTATTTTCCGA
Proteins encoded:
- a CDS encoding shikimate dehydrogenase — its product is MIKLGIIGYPLGHTLSPVMHKAALDYLGIEGDYAVLETPPEELINRIKYLKVQGFRGFNVTIPLKVWIVPLLNEVDEYANLAGAVNTVIISENKDLYGYNTDIDGFIESIPEDLKENLKSKKAAILGAGGAARAVAIGLSTIGINEITFYARNPEKANIIQDVILEGFPEIKVKIKEFNEFADLSYASIVVNTTPIGMQGINEGISPINKKTVEGLAENTIVYDLIYKPRETKLIQYAKEHGLYTLDGLEMLILQGAKALSLWIDQEAPVEVMREAVLKSLKSE